One Salvia splendens isolate huo1 chromosome 22, SspV2, whole genome shotgun sequence DNA segment encodes these proteins:
- the LOC121786482 gene encoding pectinesterase-like, with amino-acid sequence MAFQDFDLISQRRQEEKKKKFKQRLILAFILSVIVILLLAAAVCFAIYKTNHKSAAGSHHPPPPSAKPKTSQNAVKTVCANTDYKKTCEESILEEVKNNASATPMDMLRALLVATSKEIDDVINQAKGVGFEAPMKKAALNDCLVLMKDAKDELNSSMAMVKGADIGKMATAKDELNNWLSAVISYQQTCVDGFPEGADKQKMKKIMESVRMLGSNTLSIVSQVSALLTQAEASGGGAQRRLLGFNHQHHRRSLKDDGGKLTPNVTVAKDNSGNFTTINAALNAMPKNFKGRYVIYVKEGVYDETVVVAKDMANVTMYGDGSQKSIITGSKNFVDGVTTFETATFFAIGDGFMAQSLGFRNTAGPEKHQAVALRVQSDHSIFVNCRMEGYKSTLYVQSHRQFYRSCYITGTVDFIFGDAAAVFQNCNIYLRKPLESQQNVVTAQGRAERRETTGIVLQNCKILADDKLEPEKGKVKSFLGRPWKEYSRTIIMESEIGDVIAPEGWKEWSGELGLKTLFYAEFNNKGAGAGTKERVKWGGYKKLKRDDVLKFTVGPFLHGEDWLKAADVPVRFGMFT; translated from the exons ATGGCCTTCCAAGACTTCGACCTCATCTCCCAGCGCCGCcaagaggagaagaagaagaagttcaaGCAGCGCCTCATCCTCGCCTTCATCCTCTCCGTCATCGTCATCCTGCTCCTCGCCGCCGCCGTCTGCTTCGCCATCTACAAGACCAACCACAAATCCGCCGCCGGGTCCCACCACCCCCCGCCTCCCTCGGCCAAGCCCAAGACCTCCCAGAACGCCGTGAAGACCGTCTGCGCCAACACCGACTATAAGAAGACATGCGAGGAGAGCATCCTTGAGGAGGTGAAGAACAACGCGTCCGCCACGCCGATGGACATGCTCCGCGCCCTGCTCGTCGCGACCTCGAAGGAGATCGACGACGTGATCAACCAGGCCAAAGGTGTCGGGTTCGAGGCGCCGATGAAAAAGGCCGCGCTGAACGACTGCCTTGTTTTGATGAAGGACGCGAAGGACGAGCTGAACAGCTCGATGGCGATGGTGAAGGGGGCGGATATCGGAAAGATGGCGACGGCGAAGGACGAGCTGAACAACTGGCTGAGCGCGGTCATCTCGTACCAGCAGACGTGCGTCGACGGCTTCCCCGAGGGGGCGGACAagcagaagatgaagaagattatGGAGAGCGTGAGGATGCTCGGGAGCAACACGCTCTCCATCGTGTCGCAGGTCTCCGCCCTGCTCACACAGGCGGAGGCCTCCGGTGGTGGGGCCCAGCGGAGGCTCTTGGGTTTCAACCACCAGCACCACCGTAGATCCTTGAAAGATGACGGTGGGAAGCTGACGCCGAATGTCACCGTGGCCAAGGACAATTCCGGGAATTTCACGACCATTAACGCGGCGCTCAACGCAATGCCTAAGAATTTCAAAGGACG ATATGTAATATACGTGAAAGAAGGGGTGTACGATGAGACAGTAGTGGTAGCCAAGGACATGGCAAACGTGACAATGTACGGAGACGGATCGCAGAAGAGCATTATCACCGGAAGCAAGAATTTCGTGGACGGAGTTACAACGTTCGAGACCGCAACCTTTT TTGCTATCGGAGACGGATTCATGGCGCAGTCGCTGGGGTTCCGAAACACAGCTGGGCCAGAGAAGCATCAAGCGGTGGCGCTCCGGGTCCAATCCGACCATTCGATATTCGTGAACTGCCGCATGGAAGGGTACAAGAGCACGCTCTACGTCCAATCGCACAGGCAGTTCTACCGCAGCTGCTACATCACAGGCACGGTCGACTTCATCTTCGGCGACGCAGCGGCCGTGTTCCAAAACTGCAACATATACCTAAGAAAGCCGCTGGAGAGCCAGCAGAACGTGGTGACGGCGCAGGGGCGGGCAGAGAGGCGGGAGACAACCGGCATCGTGCTGCAGAACTGCAAGATCCTCGCGGACGACAAGCTGGAGCCAGAGAAGGGCAAGGTGAAGAGCTTCCTCGGGAGGCCGTGGAAGGAGTATTCCAGGACGATAATCATGGAGTCTGAGATCGGGGATGTGATAGCGCCGGAGGGGTGGAAGGAGTGGAGCGGGGAGTTGGGGTTGAAGACGCTATTTTATGCGGAGTTCAACAACAAGGGGGCCGGGGCGGGGACGAAGGAGAGGGTGAAGTGGGGAGGGTATAAGAAGTTGAAGAGGGACGATGTGTTGAAGTTCACGGTTGGTCCTTTCCTGCATGGCGAGGATTGGCTCAAGGCAGCTGATGTTCCCGTTCGTTTTGGCATGTTTACTTGA